One window of the Montipora foliosa isolate CH-2021 chromosome 4, ASM3666993v2, whole genome shotgun sequence genome contains the following:
- the LOC137999360 gene encoding uncharacterized protein translates to MWTQHWPVTDLKIVDREARKIIVENGGKHPGGSTALLYLPREKGGRGLRAVETEYKVTKVKAALRLYENKDQVMEMMREFEERAESLGHRSLVKDAAKFAEDLGFNLHLKHPDPVCAVNSGEIIPSHRVKEVLKECVEEMLEREVRGLEWQGKLLIERKSDSQLCKNGCFSWLSKWKSCPSYTIAGAFEIYEQLLPTKLYFSKKTHTSCSGDVKCRLCGHAQESVPHILAGCTALAQNKYLFRHNMALKVLFYEFLRDQDLLEEVPPWYSPVMPKLVYKSERVEAWWDVPVYADHQEVRANRVDARVVNHVSKKVMTIEMSCPWISNREKKSEEKTMKYGPLRWELKEKYKGYEVHQYNIIMDVLGGWSEETEIGVQSLVGRKTTHVLERMQKAVLSATLNIARTFKVVT, encoded by the coding sequence ATGTGGACTCAACACTGGCCAGTTACAGATTTGAAGATCGTAGACAGGGAAGCGCGCAAGATTATCGTGGAGAACGGCGGGAAACACCCTGGTGGCTCTACGGCCCTGTTGTACCTCCCAAGAGAAAAGGGTGGAAGAGGCTTACGTGCGGTGGAGACGGAATATAAGGTAACCAAGGTCAAGGCAGCGCTTAGATTGTATGAAAACAAGGATCAAGTTATGGAGATGATGAGGGAGTTTGAGGAGAGAGCTGAGTCCCTGGGGCATAGATCGTTAGTCAAAGATGCTGCAAAGTTTGCGGAGGATCTGGGCTTCAACCTACACCTTAAGCACCCAGATCCTGTATGTGCTGTGAACAGCGGAGAGATCATTCCGTCGCATCGTGTCAAGGAAGTGTTGAAAGAATGTGTGGAGGAAATGCTTGAAAGGGAAGTACGTGGATTAGAATGGCAGGGAAAGCTGCTAATTGAGAGGAAGTCTGATTCACAGTTGTGCAAGAATGGGtgtttcagttggttgagcaaatGGAAATCGTGCCCCTCGTACACTATTGCAGGTGCGTTTGAAATATACGAGCAATTGTTGCCcacaaagttatattttagCAAAAAGACACACACAAGCTGTTCTGGGGATGTGAAGTGTAGGCTGTGTGGTCATGCCCAAGAAAGTGTCCCTCACATCCTGGCCGGGTGTACTGCACTAGCTCAGAACAAGTATTTGTTTAGACATAACATGGCTTTAAAAGTCCTGTTCTACGAGTTCTTACGTGACCAAGATCTTCTTGAAGAAGTACCACCGTGGTACTCGCCAGTGATGCCAAAGCTGGTGTACAAGTCAGAACGAGTAGAAGCTTGGTGGGATGTACCTGTGTATGCAGATCATCAGGAGGTGCGAGCCAACCGAGTCGATGCGAGGGTTGTGAATCATGTGAGCAAGAAAGTCATGACCATAGAGATGAGTTGCCCATGGATTAGTAATCGTGAGAAGAAGAGCGAGGAAAAAACTATGAAGTATGGTCCGCTAAGGTGGGAGTTGAAGGAGAAATATAAAGGATACGAGGTGCACCAGTATAACATCATCATGGATGTGCTTGGTGGGTGGTCGGAAGAGACAGAGATTGGTGTGCAATCATTGGTTGGGCGAAAGACTACTCACGTCTTAGAGAGAATGCAGAAGGCCGTTTTATCGGCGACGCTCAATATTGCAAGAACTTTCAAAGTAGTAACATGA